One Rhinolophus ferrumequinum isolate MPI-CBG mRhiFer1 chromosome X, mRhiFer1_v1.p, whole genome shotgun sequence genomic window, gtttttataaaTGAGTATGTCATTTAAAGAGTTTTCTAAACAGTAATGGAAGCTGTGTTCTAACATACTGGAAATTGATTCAGCTTTGGAGTGAGACTATCCTGGTTCAGGCGATCCCAGGTCTACTAGTTTCGGTCATGTAAAcaatttgggcaagttacttaacattctaagcctcggttttctcatcagGAAAACAGGGATGGTTGTTGCTCTCATGGAATAGTTTAACATGAGATATTACACTTAAAGCACCCAATGCGGTAATGTCAGTTTTCACTCTTTTATGTGGTTAGACAAGGAATTCTCAACCTTTTTTGTGCCGTTTACCCCTGTGCTAGTCTGATGAAACCCACAGAAGGACTCCTTCTCAGAACAatgatttcaaatgcataaaaaaatactGGGGATTATGAAGGGaaccaattatattgaaatacagttagcaaaatatttttaaaatgtggcgcTTTCTTTATCAAACACTTCTTTGGACTTAAGGTGGGGAGTGAATGAGAAAGataaggagggaaggaggaggaggagagggacgAAAGACAGTTCATAAATACATGCGCCTGGTCGGGCTCCCTCCCAAGCTGTCATCCCAGATTTCCAGCAGGCTCCTAGACGTTTCCACCGCAGCATCCCGCCAGCTTCTTTGATTGGACGCCACCGGTGGAGGGCGAGCGTGCCCCTCCCAAACCGGCTCTTTCCTGTTCCCTTGTTAATACCCTCTCCTGTATCACCTCGTCGGCATCCTCGCATCACATTGGAGTCCCCACTTTCTTTCGCCCTAGCCCTAACTTCAAATCAGTCATGTACTTCTGTCGCTTTTCTCTCGACGAGACCTAATTCCTACCATCAGACTCTTATCCTCATCATTACGATACAGGCATTTCCCGCTTGGTCTTCAACTTCCTACCTTCTCCACAAAGTGTCCTTTGAGTGGTTCGGGCCAGTTTGCTATGCTCTCTGTCTAAAGTTCTACAGCACTCACAGATGCGCTGTACAGCTTCACAGCTACAAGCGTCAAGTGCCTCATTTACTTACTGGTAAATGTGTATCTGTTCTCATTTCCCCAAATAGATTCTAAGTTCTTTGAGGAAACAGACagcttacatttctttttatctccccaTAGCATTAGCACAATACTTAAAAGTGCTTCATAAGTTCTTAGCAATCATCTTGATTAGGTAGGTCCAGCTccaaaaacaaacaggaaaaaaaaattgacctttTCTTGTCAGTTGAATTATTATGATAGGAGTTTATGATAACAGACCAAGTCCTTATGTCAAAAACCTACTGagaattttgtgtatatttaaatttttactaacTCACTAACGGAATTCCCTAAGTTATTCAGTCATGGTTGTTCTTACAGTGTTCCTTGTGGTTAAGAAAACCATAGTCATGGTTTTCTCCACTGTGACACTTCTGTTTGTCCTCAGAGCCACCACTTACAGCCCGGGGCCTGACATACAATAGGTGATTAATACATTTTGTTAGAGGAATGTAGCTTGTGCCTGGAAAGCAGcttgtttactttaaaaagctTGGGAATGTGCATAGGTTATTACAAATACAGATTACAAAAACAAATACGATAaaagctttgtaaaaaaaaataaaagcagttttagTAAAGTAAGCTGAAAATCTTTCACCGATCATGTTAGTGAGCTCTGATGTTTTGTGTGCCAGTGCTGTGCTTTTGGTTAAATTCTTTTACTTGTCTTCTTAGGTTAAGACGTCAGAATTCTACAGATACTCCCGCCAGCTGCGCTATGAAGTTGACCAAGCGCTGCATTACTTTCAGAACGTTCACCAGCAGCCTTTGTTGGATATGAAATCAAGCCGCATCCGCTCTGCCAAGCCGCAAACTACAGTATTCCGAGGCATGATTGGACACAGCATGGTCAACAGTAAAATACTTCTCTTAAAGAAGCCGAGAGTCTGGTGGGAACTGGAGGGCCCCCAGGTACCTCTGCGCCCGGACTGCCTTGCTATTGTCAATAACTTCGTGTTCTTGTTGGGCGGGGAAGAACTGGGCCCAGATGGCGAGTTCCATGCTTCTTCCAAAGTGTTCAGGTATGACCCAAGACAAAACTCTTGGCTGCGGATGGCAGACATGTCTGTACCGCGTTCAGAATTTGCAGTTGGTGTTATTGGGAAGTTTATTTATGCCGTAGCAGGCAGAACCAGAGATGAGACTTTCTATTCAACAGAGAGATATGATATCACCAATGATAAGTGGGAATTTGTGGATCCTTATCCAGTTAACAAGTATGGACATGAGGGGACAGTGCTCAATAACAAGTTGTTTATCACCGGTGGAATCACCTCATCTTCCACCTCCAAACAAGTGTGCGTTTTTGACCCCAGTAAAGAAGGAACCATCGAACAACGGACCAGGAGAACCCAAGTAGTTACCAACTGCTGggagaataaaagcaaaatgaattacGCAAGATGCTTTCACAAGATGATTTCTTACAACGGCAAGCTTTATGTCTTTGGTGGTGTCTGTGTGATCTTGAGGGCCTCTTTCGAATCTCAGGGCTGCCCTTCCACAGAAGTGTACAACCCAGAGACTGATCAGTGGACTATCTTGGCGTCCATGCCAATTGGTAGAAGTGGCCATGGTGTGACCGTGCTGGACAAACAAATAATGGTTCTTGGAGGCCTTTGCTACAACGGTCATTACAGCGATTCCATTCTCACTTTTGATCCAGAAGAAAACAAGTGGAAGGAAGATGAGTACCCGCGG contains:
- the KLHL15 gene encoding kelch-like protein 15; amino-acid sequence: MAGDMEGFCSSIHDTSVSAGFRALYEEGLLLDVTLVIEDHQFQAHKALLATQSDYFRIMFTADMRERDQDKIHLKGLTATGFSHVLQFMYYGTIELSMNTVHEILQAAMYVQLIEVVKFCCSFLLAKICLGNCAEIMRLLDDFGVNIEGVREKLDAFLLDNFVPLMSRPDFLSYLSFEKLMSYLDNDHLNRFPEIELYEAVQSWLRHDRRRWRHTDTIIQNIRFCLMTPSSVFEKVKTSEFYRYSRQLRYEVDQALHYFQNVHQQPLLDMKSSRIRSAKPQTTVFRGMIGHSMVNSKILLLKKPRVWWELEGPQVPLRPDCLAIVNNFVFLLGGEELGPDGEFHASSKVFRYDPRQNSWLRMADMSVPRSEFAVGVIGKFIYAVAGRTRDETFYSTERYDITNDKWEFVDPYPVNKYGHEGTVLNNKLFITGGITSSSTSKQVCVFDPSKEGTIEQRTRRTQVVTNCWENKSKMNYARCFHKMISYNGKLYVFGGVCVILRASFESQGCPSTEVYNPETDQWTILASMPIGRSGHGVTVLDKQIMVLGGLCYNGHYSDSILTFDPEENKWKEDEYPRMPCKLDGLQVCNLHFPEYILDEVRRCNQ